The following coding sequences are from one Prochlorococcus marinus XMU1412 window:
- a CDS encoding translocation/assembly module TamB domain-containing protein, whose translation MLLPLGFLGSFLLNNFLKETYSSRKLELEKSLEILLDKNVDLGDYVGLRFLGISLGNSKIKDKKNIDSEIKAKNVYVGIMPFRSFLKQKWIVKISPKEAALNIDRDFFKKDDSYKNARTIQKSQSNYELNFNLNKYSDLKFIKAGLKTKVKGNVIYKSRNRQIIANVKSNFDEKGFLKFKLNTKLNQDFLKLDLFSNGLDLKNSEYIIGSRKISFKKGTFKSNFKFNKSSKRTICEGRFSFTNLKIKPEDFAENINSDSTRFFCKDNNLIVNSEKLNYGTLTSNFNLNVPFNKSSNNIDLVGSIGYINSLNPDIKLSGNMPYWFDRRGINFGDIDTSFKVNRTQLSNLNIFRKNDIRGFITAKGEFKGKITDPNISINFNVDYPHFKGIRIRETWEGDIKNENNEFLLNMKNRYSPIPSFLSIKFDSDLKLDNANFIRVFNSNKGTVGIVKEEDSYNWRADNFPLDELELSLNKNQFDRIDGIINGEGSISSDQSYLDGRIAWSLGKYRNINLANSLFDFSVKNNYFYINSSLYPIDGGVIEVEYDANKNNFINSKFTNVSTSWTILTAVDIFNFDNKKIIPISKSNILDDLEINNDNKSFKERIDLINNFIENSNVLEDKFNLQKYLNKFSSRYNGKITIQGDRPVNYKLNAKLNGYLDIPKDDYKNNKEEFSIDLEGGLLTGQGSLIINKLPLSTANIFLNKPRDFLGGLDMNLFYDLDTKSFSSKISSNNSSIKNNTIIFDKGLVEFDNSIFDIDFSLLINDSEIPINIEGSIPINKSDNLDLRFNGNGKFIELIDIFADEYFTFKEGDVNLRIILKGTLNKPLLNGFVVINDSEIDIFNNIIEDINSVIIFDFDSLEINNLKAKAEDSSEIFIKGSLPFYSKNNSDKAKINLITKRFTLEKDNFNFLIDSDIDLSGSFESPVLGGSLSFNNGFINFNSTNQNNKKENNLIRKEDKKDWPELYWNNNENIEIISNETILNSVLLGETLPNYLNNLSFNNLKLKLGPEFKLQYSELVQAYLDTKLDLTINGEVGKDLNARGLIYLKKGRANLYTTPFKLDKNKDNYILFASRSGVVPFINFSLISKVPDSIIPISENNQDSNISGDLDINATSSGLGSFGIGNSRLIKIEASYEGFLDQLSFADENKRIQLRSTPSYNRSQIIGLIGGNSANLINRAFISQLNNADAFSERFQLSLYPALIENNDALNNIFSNENLDLENDGQSSSNEEFSSQAWVAEIGLDITDAINFAFQTVPGRDDISPLGILTFQANPNLELLGSYDSNGDWKSQVQLFFRY comes from the coding sequence ATGCTTTTACCCTTAGGTTTTTTAGGCTCTTTTTTATTAAATAATTTTTTAAAAGAAACTTATAGTTCTAGGAAATTAGAACTAGAAAAAAGTCTTGAGATTCTTTTAGATAAAAATGTTGATTTAGGGGATTATGTCGGACTTAGATTTCTAGGTATTTCTTTGGGTAATTCAAAAATTAAAGATAAAAAAAATATAGATTCTGAAATTAAAGCTAAAAATGTATATGTGGGCATTATGCCTTTTAGATCTTTTTTAAAACAAAAATGGATTGTAAAAATAAGTCCTAAGGAAGCTGCCTTAAATATAGATAGAGATTTTTTTAAAAAAGATGATTCTTATAAAAATGCTCGAACCATACAAAAATCACAATCAAATTATGAATTGAATTTTAATTTAAATAAATATTCAGATCTGAAGTTTATTAAAGCAGGATTAAAAACAAAAGTGAAAGGTAATGTTATTTATAAGTCAAGAAATAGACAAATCATTGCAAATGTAAAATCAAATTTTGATGAAAAGGGTTTTTTAAAATTTAAATTAAATACAAAGTTAAATCAAGACTTTTTAAAACTGGATTTATTTTCTAATGGTCTAGATCTTAAGAATTCTGAATATATTATTGGGAGTAGAAAAATTAGCTTTAAAAAGGGTACTTTTAAATCTAACTTTAAATTTAATAAATCATCAAAGCGTACAATTTGTGAAGGAAGATTTTCTTTTACTAATTTAAAAATAAAACCAGAAGATTTCGCAGAGAATATAAATTCAGATTCAACTAGGTTTTTTTGTAAAGATAATAATTTAATTGTTAATTCAGAAAAATTAAATTATGGAACTTTGACTTCTAATTTTAATCTCAATGTACCATTTAATAAAAGTTCTAATAATATTGATCTAGTAGGAAGTATTGGATATATTAATAGCCTGAATCCAGATATCAAATTATCGGGTAATATGCCCTATTGGTTTGATAGAAGAGGTATTAATTTTGGTGATATAGATACTAGTTTCAAAGTAAATAGAACTCAATTATCTAATTTAAATATTTTCCGAAAAAATGATATAAGGGGTTTCATTACTGCAAAAGGAGAATTTAAAGGAAAAATTACTGATCCTAATATTTCTATAAACTTTAATGTTGACTATCCTCACTTTAAAGGTATCCGAATTCGAGAAACATGGGAGGGGGATATTAAAAATGAAAATAATGAATTTCTTCTAAATATGAAAAATAGATATTCTCCAATCCCTTCATTTCTTTCAATAAAGTTTGATTCTGATCTTAAACTAGATAATGCAAATTTTATAAGAGTTTTTAACTCAAATAAAGGGACTGTAGGTATAGTTAAAGAGGAGGATAGTTATAACTGGCGAGCGGATAATTTTCCTCTTGATGAACTTGAATTATCTTTAAACAAAAATCAATTCGATAGAATTGATGGAATTATTAATGGTGAGGGATCAATTTCTTCAGACCAGTCATACCTTGACGGGCGAATTGCTTGGAGTTTAGGTAAATATAGAAATATTAATCTAGCCAATTCATTATTTGATTTCAGTGTAAAAAATAATTATTTTTATATAAATTCTTCATTGTATCCAATTGATGGAGGAGTAATTGAAGTCGAATATGATGCAAATAAAAATAATTTTATTAATTCAAAATTCACGAATGTAAGCACTAGTTGGACTATCCTTACCGCAGTTGATATTTTTAACTTTGATAATAAAAAAATTATTCCCATAAGTAAATCCAATATTTTGGATGATTTGGAAATAAATAATGATAATAAATCATTTAAAGAAAGGATCGATCTTATAAATAACTTTATTGAAAATAGTAATGTGCTAGAGGACAAATTTAATTTGCAAAAATATTTAAATAAATTTAGTAGTAGATACAATGGGAAAATTACTATCCAGGGCGATAGACCAGTTAATTATAAATTGAATGCAAAATTAAATGGCTATCTTGATATACCTAAAGATGACTACAAGAATAATAAAGAGGAATTTTCTATAGATTTGGAAGGAGGATTATTAACAGGGCAAGGTTCTTTAATAATTAACAAATTACCATTAAGTACTGCAAATATCTTTCTAAATAAACCAAGGGATTTTCTTGGAGGATTAGATATGAATTTATTTTATGATCTTGATACAAAATCTTTCTCTAGTAAAATTTCTTCCAATAATTCATCAATTAAAAATAACACAATAATATTTGATAAAGGACTAGTTGAATTTGATAATTCTATTTTTGATATTGATTTTTCCCTTTTAATAAATGATTCTGAAATCCCAATTAATATTGAAGGATCAATACCTATAAATAAATCAGATAACTTAGATCTAAGATTTAATGGGAATGGAAAATTTATTGAGTTAATAGATATTTTTGCTGATGAATACTTTACCTTTAAAGAAGGTGATGTGAATCTTAGAATTATTCTAAAAGGCACCTTAAATAAACCTCTTTTAAATGGATTTGTCGTAATTAACGATTCTGAAATTGATATTTTCAACAATATAATAGAAGATATTAATAGCGTAATAATTTTTGATTTTGACTCTTTAGAGATTAATAATCTAAAGGCAAAGGCTGAAGATTCTAGTGAAATTTTTATAAAAGGGTCTTTGCCTTTTTATAGTAAAAATAATTCCGATAAGGCAAAAATTAATTTGATAACAAAAAGATTTACTTTAGAGAAAGATAATTTTAATTTTTTAATAGATTCAGATATCGATTTAAGTGGATCATTTGAAAGTCCTGTTTTGGGAGGTTCTCTATCTTTTAATAATGGATTTATTAATTTTAATAGCACCAATCAAAATAACAAAAAAGAAAATAATCTCATAAGAAAAGAGGATAAAAAAGATTGGCCAGAACTCTATTGGAATAATAATGAGAATATTGAAATAATATCAAATGAAACAATTTTGAATTCAGTTCTTTTAGGAGAAACTTTGCCTAATTATTTAAATAATTTGAGTTTTAATAACCTTAAATTAAAACTTGGACCAGAATTTAAACTCCAATATTCAGAGTTAGTTCAAGCTTATTTAGATACCAAATTAGACCTTACTATAAACGGTGAGGTAGGAAAAGATTTAAATGCTAGGGGTCTTATTTATCTTAAAAAAGGTAGAGCAAATCTATATACAACCCCGTTTAAACTTGATAAAAATAAAGATAATTATATTTTATTTGCATCAAGAAGTGGTGTAGTTCCATTTATAAATTTTTCTTTAATCAGTAAAGTTCCGGATTCTATAATACCTATAAGTGAAAATAATCAGGATTCAAATATATCAGGTGATCTTGATATTAATGCGACTTCTAGTGGTTTAGGATCATTTGGGATTGGCAATTCAAGGCTTATAAAAATTGAAGCATCTTATGAGGGATTTTTAGATCAATTATCTTTTGCTGATGAAAATAAAAGAATCCAATTAAGAAGTACTCCAAGTTATAACAGATCACAAATAATTGGTTTGATTGGAGGTAACTCTGCAAATTTAATAAATAGAGCATTTATTTCTCAACTTAATAATGCTGATGCATTTAGTGAAAGATTTCAGTTATCTCTATATCCAGCATTAATAGAAAATAATGATGCTTTAAATAATATTTTTTCCAATGAAAATTTAGATTTAGAGAATGATGGTCAATCATCTTCTAATGAGGAATTTTCTTCTCAAGCTTGGGTAGCCGAAATAGGTCTTGATATTACTGATGCAATAAATTTTGCCTTTCAAACGGTTCCAGGTAGAGATGATATTTCACCTTTAGGAATTTTGACTTTTCAGGCAAATCCAAACTTAGAATTATTAGGATCTTATGATTCCAATGGAGATTGGAAAAGTCAAGTTCAATTATTTTTTAGATATTAA